The genomic region ATAAGATGCTGCGTCTGGCCGGGGCGGTGGAAAAGCTGTCGGAGCATCCCTTGGCCAAACCGGTGGTGGCAGCGGCGGAAAGTAAGGGACTATTACCGGAGGCCACCTCGTTTCGGGTCCTAACCGGCCGCGGTGTGGTAGCAGAAGTGGAAGGGCGTCAAGTGGCAGTAGGTACCCCCAGGCTGATGGCCGAACTGGGTATTACAGTTGATGAAGAGGCTACCGAGCGCTTGCAAAAAGAGGAAGCTCGCGGCCGTACCGCTGTGTTGGTGGCCGAAGGGCAAGAGATTATCGGCGCTGTCTTTTTGGCCGATACGCCGCGGCCGGAGGCCTACCGGTTGGTAGAGCAGCTCAAGAAGAGCGGCATTCGAAACGTAGTCATGCTCACCGGTGACAATGCCCGTACAGCGGAGGCTATTGCGACTGAACTTAACTTAGACGAGTTCTATGCGGAAATGTTACCGGAAGATAAAGTTAACGTTATCAAGCAGCTACGTCAGAGCGGCCAAGTAGTGGGCATGGTGGGTGACGGTATCAACGATGCACCGGCTTTGGCCACGGCGGACGTAGGCATCGCCATGGGTGCCGCCGGCACTGACGTAGCTCTGGAGACAGCCGACCTCGTGCTTATGGCCGATCGGTTGGATAAATTGCCCTATGCCATTTCCGTCAGCCGCGCAACTTTAGGGAACATTAAACAAAACGTAGTATTTGCCATCATCGTCGTCCTGGCTCTGCTGGCGGGGGTTTTAGGGCAAACCATAGTCCTGGCGTCCGGTATGCTAGTGCACGAGGCCAGCGTACTGCTGGTTATCATCAACGCCATGCGCCTTCTCCGTTACCGTCCGCCGGAGAAAGAAGCAGCGTCCGCGTAACCAAGAAAGCAGCTTGCCCGCAGACACCACTAAAATTGCATAAGACTCCAACAGGTAAGGGGCGGCTTCTGTGCCGTCCTGCTCATACCTATACACGAAAACAGCCTGAAAAGGGCTGTTTTTTACTTGACATCCTCTAATCAATAGTGTACCATGTGTATTAGTTGAGCTAGTACACCCAGTACAGCACCAATCTGCTAAATTGGAGGGGGTATTGTGCTTCATGTGGACGTTAAGAGCAGTAAACCTATTTATAAGCAAATAAAAGATCAGATCAAGGAAGGTATCATCAAGGGCATTTTTCGGCCGGGTGACAAGCTTCCTTCGGTACGCGAGTTATCCACCATGCTCACCATTAATCCCAATACGGTGAGTAAGGCCTATCAGGAGCTGGAGCGGGAAAAGGCCATCGAAACTGCACGCGGCCGGGGCACTTTTATTGCTGAGGACTATCGGCCCCAACCGGACGAAGAGCGGCTGCAAGAAGTCAACGACTTGCTTCGTAAGGTGGTTGTGGAGGCCCATTACTTGGGCCTGTCTAAAGAGCAACTGGAGCAGATGGTGGATGATCTTTATGCCGAATTGGGGGGAGAAGAACAATGATAATAGAAATAAGCCAACTTCATAAAAGCT from Bacillota bacterium harbors:
- a CDS encoding GntR family transcriptional regulator yields the protein MLHVDVKSSKPIYKQIKDQIKEGIIKGIFRPGDKLPSVRELSTMLTINPNTVSKAYQELEREKAIETARGRGTFIAEDYRPQPDEERLQEVNDLLRKVVVEAHYLGLSKEQLEQMVDDLYAELGGEEQ